One Enterobacter asburiae genomic window, TGATTTCCCGAATCAGCTTAAAAAAAGCGTTTCAGAAGTAAGCCTGCTCACATTGGTGTATCCTTCCCTGTAAATTCCCCGTTTTCAGAGTTATTTGTCATGAAAGAAGTCGAAAAGAACGAAATTAAACGCCTGAGCGACCGCCTGGATCTGATCCGCCACCAGATGGCTGGCCTGTCACTGGTTGATTCCGCCGAGAAGTACGCCGAGCTGGAAAAAGAAGCCGCCACGCTGGAAACAGAAATCGAGCGCCTGCGCGAAGTGAAAGGCCAGAAGCTGAGCAAAGAAGCGCAGAAGCTGATGAACATGCCTCACCGTCGCGCGATCACCAAAAAAGAGCAGGCCGACATGGGCAAGCTGAAGAAAAGCGTCCGTGGTCTGGTGGTAGTACACCCGATGACCGAACTTGGCCGCGAAATGGGCCTGAAAGAGATGACGGGTTTTTGTAAGACGGCGTTCTGATACTTTTCCCCTCACCCTAACCCTCTCCCCATAGGGGCGAGGGGACTGTACGGTACTGTTTTCTCCCTCTCCCCGTGGGAGAGGGTCGGGGTGAGGGCACCAGGCCCCACCCCGCTTCAAATTGGCCCAACCAATCCCCCTTTTCTTTCTTCCCCGGTTCACAATTCCATTAATTCCGCTCACAAAACCATTGCTAGCTTATAACATCTGGTTAACCATTCATTGTCATTAACCCTACAACACAACATTGGCAGGACCACTTTTACACAACCTGTGACGCAGAGTTGAGCGGAGACTCACCCGCAGCGCAGGCTGTCTGGTCCCCAGGAGACCTGCATGAGCCTCTGGCAACAAAACTACGACCCGGCCGGTAATATCTGGCTGTCGAGCCTGATCGCATCGCTTCCGATCCTGTTCTTCTTCTTTGCGCTGATTAAGCTCAAGCTGAAGGGCTACCTCGCCGCGACGTATACCGTTGCTATCGCCCTGATGGTGGCGCTGTTCTTCTATAAAATGCCGGTCGATCGCGCGCTGGCCTCCGTCGTCTACGGTTTCTTCTACGGCCTGTGGCCGATTGCGTGGATCATCATCGCGGCGGTCTTTGTCTATAAAATCTCGGTAAAAACCGGGCAGTTCGACATTATCCGCTCGTCGATTCTCTCCATCACGCCGGACCAGCGCCTGCAGATGCTGATTGTCGGCTTCTCCTTCGGGGCGTTTCTGGAAGGTGCGGCAGGCTTTGGCGCACCGGTGGCGATCACCGCCGCGCTGCTGGTCGGTCTGGGCTTTAACCCGCTGTATGCCGCGGGACTGTGCCTGATTGTGAACACCGCGCCGGTGGCGTTTGGCGCGATGGGTATTCCGATTCTGGTAGCCGGACAGGTTACCGGGCTGGACAGCTTTGAGATCGGCCAGATGGTTGGCCGCCAGCTGCCCTTCCTGACCATTATCGTCCTGTTCTGGATCATGGCGATTATGGACGGCTGGCGCGGCGTGAAGGAGACCTGGCCTGCGGTGATGGTGGCGGGCGGTTCGTTCGCTATCGCCCAGTACCTCAGCTCGAATTTCCTTGGCCCGGAGCTGCCGGATATCATCTCTTCCCTGGTGTCCCTGGTCTGTCTGACGCTGTTCCTGAAGCGCTGGCAGCCGGTACGTATTTTCCGCTTCGCCGACATGGGCGCCTCGCAGGTTGATCAAACCCTGGCCCGCACAGGCTATACGGCAGGACAGGTGATCCGCGCCTGGTCGCCGTTCCTGTTCCTGACCGCAACGGTCACCCTGTGGAGCATCCCGCCGTTTAAAGCCCTGTTCGCGCCGGGCGGGGCGCTGTACGACATGGTGATTAATATTTCCGTGCCGTTCCTCGACAAGATGGTCGCCCGTATGCCGCCGGTGGTGCACGCCGCCACGCCGTATGCCGCGGTCTATAAATTCGACTGGTTCTCCGCCACCGGTACCGCCATCCTGTTTGCCGCACTCCTTTCCGTGGTGTGGCTGCGCATGAAGCCTGCGGCCGCGGTGCAGACCTTTGCGGCGACCATTAAAGAGCTGATGCTGCCGATTTACTCCATCGGCATGGTGCTGGCGTTCGCGTTTATCTCGAACTACTCCGGCCTCTCATCAACGCTGGCACTGGCGCTGGCCCATACCAGCCACGCCTTCACCTTCTTCTCGCCGTTCCTCGGCTGGCTGGGGGTGTTCCTGACCGGTTCCGATACCTCGTCTAACGCCCTGTTTGCCGCGCTGCAGGCAACGGCAGCCCAGCAGATTGGCGTATCGGACGTCCTGCTGGTGGCCGCGAATACCACCGGCGGCGTGACCGGGAAAATGATCTCTCCACAATCCATCGCCATTGCCTGTGCGGCGGTGGGACTGGTCGGTAAAGAGTCGGATCTGTTCCGCTTTACCGTGAAACACAGCCTGATATTCACCTGCATGGTGGGGGTGATCACCACCCTGCAGGCCTATGTCTTAACCTGGATGATCCCATGATAGTGATGCCCAGACGCCTGTCCGACGAGATTGCCTCTCGCGTGCGGGCGCTGATTGAAGAACAACAGCTGGAAGCGGGCATGAAGCTGCCCGCCGAACGCCAGCTCGCCGCCCAGCTTGGCGTGTCGCGCAATTCACTGCGCGAGGCGCTGGCGACGCTGGTCAGCGAAGGGGTGCTGCTGAGCCGTCGCGGCGGCGGCACCTTTGTGCGCTGGCAGCATGACGGCTGGTCCGAGCAAAACATCGTTCAGCCGCTAAAGACGCTGATGGAGAACGACCCGGACTACAGCTTCGACATCCTTGAAGCGCGTCACGCCATCGAAACCAGTACCGCCTGGCACGCGGCCATGCGGGCAACCGACGCCGACAAAGAGAAACTCATCGCCTGCTTTGAGGCCACGCAAAGCAGCGACCCGGATATCGCCTCCCAGGCGGACGTCCGTTTTCACCTGGCGATTGCCGAGGCGTCGCACAACGTGGTGCTGCTCCAGACCATGCGCGGGTTCTTCGACCTGCTGCAATCCTCCGTTAAACAGAGCCGCCAGCGCATGTATCTGGTTCCGCCGGTGTTTGCCCAGCTGACCGAACAGCACGAGGCGGTGCTCAACGCCATTCTGGCCGGTGATGCCGAGGCCGCTCGTAAAGCGATGATGGCGCATCTCGGCTTCGTGCACACCACCATTAAACGATTCGATGAAGACCAGGCCCGACAGGCGCGTATTACCCGTCTGCCTGGCGACAGTGATATTTCCAGGGAGAACAAAGCATGATTATTTCAGCAGCCAGTGACTATCGCGCCGCGGCGCAGCGCATTTTGCCCCCGTTCCTGTTCCACTATATCGACGGCGGGGCGTATGCCGAATACACCCTGCGCCGCAACGTGGAAGATCTGTCGGAGGTGGCTCTGCGCCAGCGCGTGCTGAAGAATATGTCTGACCTGAGCCTTGAGACGAAGCTGTTCAACGAAACGCTCTCCATGCCGGTGGCGCTCGCGCCTGTAGGCTTATGCGGGATGTATGCCCGCCGTGGCGAAGTGCAGGCCGCCGCTGCGGCGGATGCCAAAGGCATTCCGTTTACCCTTTCCACCGTGTCCGTCTGCCCGATTGAAGAGGTCGCCCCGACCATCAAGCGCCCGATGTGGTTCCAGCTGTACGTCCTGCGGGATCGCGGCTTTATGCGTAACGCGCTCGAGCGCGCGAAAGCGGCGGGCTGCTCCACGCTGGTCTTTACCGTCGATATGCCGACCCCCGGCGCGCGCTACCGCGATGCGCACTCCGGCATGAGCGGCCCGAACGCTGCGCTCCGTCGTTACTTGCAGGCCGTGACCCACCCGCAGTGGGCGTGGGATGTCGGGCTGAACGGTCGTCCGCACGATCTCGGGAATATCTCGGCTTACCTCGGCAAACCGACCGGGCTGGAGGATTACATCGGCTGGCTGGCGAACAA contains:
- the lldD gene encoding quinone-dependent L-lactate dehydrogenase yields the protein MIISAASDYRAAAQRILPPFLFHYIDGGAYAEYTLRRNVEDLSEVALRQRVLKNMSDLSLETKLFNETLSMPVALAPVGLCGMYARRGEVQAAAAADAKGIPFTLSTVSVCPIEEVAPTIKRPMWFQLYVLRDRGFMRNALERAKAAGCSTLVFTVDMPTPGARYRDAHSGMSGPNAALRRYLQAVTHPQWAWDVGLNGRPHDLGNISAYLGKPTGLEDYIGWLANNFDPSISWKDLEWIREFWDGPMVIKGILDPEDARDAVRFGADGIVVSNHGGRQLDGVLSSARALPAIADAVKGDIAILADSGIRNGLDVVRMIALGADSVLLGRAYLYALATAGQAGVANLLNLIEKEMKVAMTLTGAKTIGEISKDSLVQELSKLPAALAPLAQGNAA
- a CDS encoding YibL family ribosome-associated protein produces the protein MKEVEKNEIKRLSDRLDLIRHQMAGLSLVDSAEKYAELEKEAATLETEIERLREVKGQKLSKEAQKLMNMPHRRAITKKEQADMGKLKKSVRGLVVVHPMTELGREMGLKEMTGFCKTAF
- the lldP gene encoding L-lactate permease codes for the protein MSLWQQNYDPAGNIWLSSLIASLPILFFFFALIKLKLKGYLAATYTVAIALMVALFFYKMPVDRALASVVYGFFYGLWPIAWIIIAAVFVYKISVKTGQFDIIRSSILSITPDQRLQMLIVGFSFGAFLEGAAGFGAPVAITAALLVGLGFNPLYAAGLCLIVNTAPVAFGAMGIPILVAGQVTGLDSFEIGQMVGRQLPFLTIIVLFWIMAIMDGWRGVKETWPAVMVAGGSFAIAQYLSSNFLGPELPDIISSLVSLVCLTLFLKRWQPVRIFRFADMGASQVDQTLARTGYTAGQVIRAWSPFLFLTATVTLWSIPPFKALFAPGGALYDMVINISVPFLDKMVARMPPVVHAATPYAAVYKFDWFSATGTAILFAALLSVVWLRMKPAAAVQTFAATIKELMLPIYSIGMVLAFAFISNYSGLSSTLALALAHTSHAFTFFSPFLGWLGVFLTGSDTSSNALFAALQATAAQQIGVSDVLLVAANTTGGVTGKMISPQSIAIACAAVGLVGKESDLFRFTVKHSLIFTCMVGVITTLQAYVLTWMIP
- the lldR gene encoding transcriptional regulator LldR, encoding MIVMPRRLSDEIASRVRALIEEQQLEAGMKLPAERQLAAQLGVSRNSLREALATLVSEGVLLSRRGGGTFVRWQHDGWSEQNIVQPLKTLMENDPDYSFDILEARHAIETSTAWHAAMRATDADKEKLIACFEATQSSDPDIASQADVRFHLAIAEASHNVVLLQTMRGFFDLLQSSVKQSRQRMYLVPPVFAQLTEQHEAVLNAILAGDAEAARKAMMAHLGFVHTTIKRFDEDQARQARITRLPGDSDISRENKA